The Naumovozyma dairenensis CBS 421 chromosome 1, complete genome genome includes a region encoding these proteins:
- the MDM36 gene encoding Mdm36p (similar to Saccharomyces cerevisiae MDM36 (YPR083W); ancestral locus Anc_3.387) — protein sequence MSSINDPIISSFDNNKGKLGSFNQGKEREPITTSTVERFYHEVLGDKIVLNQQLFHSSTNDKEVIAQCQEILFVLQRFNKLKQSYTTSKDIIEIDNIIKTQCLQRDNVEFLKLISKTVLPFLQSLLQSLKTLPYQLNQIYSLFILQTFKNHSNSKLTDYFTILIKLWLNLMKLYNQFNTKLMSLFLILNLLLLNNQFVTLKIQLSIPENICKSMESVFDNFSPQLFNIYHDKANSCNMTLKDCMFYYLDLEKSFQNLKLKLIIRENNKLIKQQQQQIHIQNMKTMASLLDKGSNQRPYVHSQTPLTEHLPYFKTRFDEAKLLENQITEKQLEILNFNRINSQRKLANKYQIETQSIPRHLLSPSDSSGSRSRSNSFVSSSFSMTTLTESSDEPSDKDKDDDDDNNKFHSFLFQWQKINNNKCYEPFYFYIQIIHTQAHTYIYTHIHIYIYTYSFDQ from the coding sequence ATGTCCTCCATCAATGATCCAATAATATCTTCCtttgataacaataaagGAAAACTTGGCTCTTTCAACCAAGGAAAGGAAAGGGAACCCATAACTACTTCGACTGTAGAACGGTTTTACCATGAAGTACTTGGAGATAAAATTGTGCTGAACCAACAACTATTCCATTCTTCAACTAATGATAAGGAAGTCATAGCTCAATGTCAAGAAATTTTGTTTGTATTGCAACGATTTAACAAACTAAAGCAATCATATACAACTTCAAAAGATATCATcgaaattgataatataataaaaacacAATGTTTGCAAAGGGATAATGTtgaattcttgaaattAATCTCGAAAACGGTTTTACCATTTCTTCAATCACTTTTACAATCTTTAAAAACATTACCATACcaattaaatcaaatatattccCTTTTCATATTGCAAACATTCAAAAACCATTCAAATTCTAAATTAACTGATTATTTCacaattttaataaaattatggTTGAATCTAATGAAATTGTATAATCAATTCAATACTAAACTTATGAGTTTGTTTCTAATCTTAAACCTTTTACTATTGAATAACCAATTTGTCACAttgaaaattcaattatcaATACCAGAAAACATTTGTAAATCTATGGAATCCGTTTTTGACAATTTCTCCCCtcaattattcaatatatacCATGATAAAGCTAATTCATGTAATATGACTTTAAAAGATTGTATGTTCtattatttggatttggAGAAAAGCTTCCagaatttaaaattaaaattaataataagggaaaataataaactgATTaagcaacagcaacaacaaatacatattcaaaatatgaaaaCAATGGCATCACTGTTAGATAAAGGTTCAAATCAACGGCCATACGTGCATTCCCAAACACCATTGACTGAACATTTACCATATTTTAAGACTAGATTTGATGAAgcaaaattattagaaaatcAAATCACAGAGAAACAATTGGAAATTCTTAATTTCAACAGAATTAATTCCCAGAGAAAATTAGCAAATAAATACCAAATTGAAACCCAATCTATACCGAGACACTTACTATCGCCTTCTGACTCTTCGGGATCAAGATCAAGATCAAATTCCTTCGTCTCTTCATCATTCTCAATGACTACTTTAACAGAAAGTAGTGATGAACCTTCAGATAAAGAtaaggatgatgatgatgataataacaaatttcattcatttctttttcaatggcaaaaaatcaacaacaacaaatgtTATGAAccattttatttctatattcaaattataCATACCCAAGcacatacatacatatatacacacatacatatatacatatatacatattcTTTTGACCAGTAA
- the NDAI0A05010 gene encoding trehalose-6-phosphate synthase (similar to Saccharomyces cerevisiae TPS1 (YBR126C); ancestral locus Anc_3.386) produces MPPNSTTTTVTTNEQDLQDHLGNIIVVSNRLPVTISKNEETGQYDYKMSSGGLVTALQGLKKTSTFQWYGWPGLEIPQDEQEQVKKDLKEKFNAIPIFMSDEIADLHYNGFSNSILWPLFHYHPGEINFDENAWLAYNEANRTFADEIIKNCHDNDLVWVHDYHLMLLPEMLREKFNAKKLKNIKLGWFLHTPFPSSEIYRILPVRQEILKGVLSCDLLGFHTYDYARHFLSSVQRVLNVNTLPNGVEYGGRFVNIGAFPIGIDVESFKDGLKKPEVQQRMKELKDTFKGCKIIVGVDRLDYIKGVPQKLHAMEVFLNEHPSWIGKVVLVQLAVPSRGDVEEYQYLRSVVNELVGRINGQFGTVEFVPIHFMHKSIPFDELISLYAISDVCLVTSTRDGMNLVSYEYIACQEAKKGSLVLSEFTGAAQSLNGAIIVNPWNTDEVSDAINEALTLPDEKKEANWEKLYKYISKYTSSFWGENFVHELYNTSTSLSKD; encoded by the coding sequence ATGCCACCAAactcaacaacaacaacagtaACAACCAACGAACAAGATTTACAAGACCATCTTGGTAATATTATCGTCGTTTCAAACCGTCTACCAGTGACTATCTccaaaaatgaagaaacaGGCCAATACGATTATAAGATGTCCTCAGGTGGGTTAGTAACCGCATTACAAGGTCTTAAAAAGACATCCACTTTCCAATGGTACGGTTGGCCCGGTTTAGAAATCCCACAagatgaacaagaacaagtGAAAAAAGATTTAAAGGAGAAATTCAACGCTATCCCAATCTTCATGTCTGATGAAATCGCTGATTTACATTATAATGGTTTCAGTAATTCTATCTTGTGGCCTTTATTCCATTATCATCCTGGTGAAATTAATTTCGATGAAAATGCATGGTTAGCTTATAATGAGGCTAACAGGACCTTTGCAGATGAGATTATTAAGAATTGTCATGATAATGATTTGGTTTGGGTTCATGATTATCATTTGATGTTGTTACCTGAAATGTTGAGAGAGAAATTTAATGctaaaaaattgaagaatattaaattagGGTGGTTCTTACATACTCCATTCCCTTCAAGTGAAATTTATAGAATATTACCAGTGAGACAAGAGATTTTGAAGGGTGTGTTGAGTTGTGATTTATTGGGGTTCCATACTTATGATTACGCTAGACATTTCTTATCTTCGGTACAAAGAGTTTTGAATGTTAATACGTTGCCCAATGGTGTAGAATATGGTGGTAGATTTGTTAATATTGGGGCTTTCCCCATTGGGATTGACGTGGAGAGTTTTAAAGACGGATTGAAAAAACCTGAAGTTCAACAAAGaatgaaagaattgaagGATACTTTCAAAGGTTGTAAGATCATTGTTGGTGTAGATAGATTAGATTATATTAAGGGAGTCCCACAAAAATTACATGCTATGGAAGTCTTCCTTAATGAACATCCATCATGGATCGGTAAAGTGGTGTTGGTTCAATTGGCAGTACCAAGTCGTGGTGATGTGgaagaatatcaatatttaaGATCAGTAGTGAACGAATTGGTCGGAAGAATTAATGGTCAATTTGGTACAGTTGAATTTGTTCCAATCCATTTCATGCATAAGAGTATCCCATTTGATGAGTTAATTTCCTTGTACGCTATAAGTGACGTTTGTTTAGTCACCTCTACAAGAGATGGTATGAACTTAGTTTcatatgaatatattgcTTGTCAAGAGGCAAAGAAAGGTTCTTTAGTATTAAGTGAATTTACTGGTGCCGCTCAATCTTTGAACGGTGCTATTATAGTTAATCCATGGAATACTGATGAAGTTTCAGACGCTATCAATGAAGCATTGACTTTACCtgatgaaaagaaagaagcCAATTGGGAAAAATTGTATAAGtatatttcaaagtatACTTCCTCCTTTTGGGGTGAAAATTTTGTTCACGAATTGTACAATACTTCAACATCTTTATCAAAGGATTAA
- the DIB1 gene encoding U4/U6-U5 snRNP complex subunit DIB1 (similar to Saccharomyces cerevisiae DIB1 (YPR082C); ancestral locus Anc_3.382): MSVFLPNLHSGWHVDQAIVTENERLVVIRFGHAWNRDCMLMDELLYSIAEKVKNFVAIYLCDIDEVPDFNEMYELTDPMTLMFFYQNKHMMCDFGTGNNNKMNFVIDDKQEMIDILETIYRGARKNKGLVVSPYDYSYKRVS; the protein is encoded by the coding sequence ATGTCTGTATTTTTGCCTAATTTGCATTCAGGTTGGCATGTCGATCAAGCCATAGTCACTGAAAATGAGAGACTAGTAGTGATAAGATTTGGTCATGCATGGAATAGAGATTGTATGTTAAtggatgaattattatattccaTTGCTgaaaaagtgaaaaatttcgtTGCCATATATCTTTGTGATATTGATGAGGTTCCAgattttaatgaaatgtATGAATTGACTGATCCAATGACTTTAATGTTcttttatcaaaataaacataTGATGTGCGATTTTGGAACGgggaataataataagatgaATTTTGTCATTGATGataaacaagaaatgaTCGATATCTTAGAAACAATCTATAGAGGCGCAAGGAAGAATAAAGGTTTAGTGGTTTCTCCGTATGATTATAGTTATAAGAGAGTTTCATAG
- the NDAI0A05030 gene encoding elongation factor 1-alpha (similar to Saccharomyces cerevisiae TEF2 (YBR118W) and TEF1 (YPR080W); ancestral locus Anc_3.378), translated as MGKAKSHVNVVVIGHVDSGKSTTTGHLIYKCGGIDKRTIEKFEKEAAELGKGSFKYAWVLDKLKAERERGITIDIALWKFETPKYEVTVIDAPGHRDFIKNMITGTSQADCAILIIAGGVGEFEAGISKDGQTREHALLAFTLGVRQLIVAVNKMDSVNWSEARFQEICKETANFIKKVGYNPKTVPFVPISGWNGDNMIEPTTNAPWYKGWEKETKSGVVKGKTLLEAIDAIEPPNRPTDKPLRLPLQDVYKIGGIGTVPVGRVETGVIKPGMVVTFAPAGVTTEVKSVEMHHEQLEQGVPGDNVGFNVKNVSVKEIRRGNVCGDSKNDPPKGAESFNATVIVLNHPGQISAGYSPVLDCHTAHIACKFDELLEKNDRRSGKKLEDSPKFLKSGDAALVKFVPSKPMCVEAFADYPPLGRFAVRDMRQTVAVGVIKSVVKSDKAGKVTKAAQKAAK; from the coding sequence ATGGGTAAAGCTAAGTCTCACGTTAACGTTGTCGTTATTGGTCACGTCGATTCCGGTAAGTCTACCACTACCGGTCATTTGATTTACAAGTGTGGTGGTATTGACAAGAGAACTATTGAAAAGTTCGAAAAGGAAGCCGCTGAATTAGGTAAGGGTTCTTTCAAGTACGCTTGGGTtttagataaattaaaggctgaaagagaaagagGTATCACCATTGATATCGCTTTATGGAAGTTCGAAACTCCAAAGTACGAAGTTACCGTTATTGATGCTCCAGGTCACAGAGATTTCATCAAGAATATGATTACTGGTACTTCTCAAGCTGATTGTGCTATTTTGATTATTGCTGGTGGTGTCGGTGAATTCGAAGCCGGTATTTCCAAGGATGGTCAAACCAGAGAACACGCTTTGTTAGCTTTCACCTTAGGTGTTAGACAATTAATTGTCGCTGTTAACAAGATGGATTCCGTTAACTGGTCCGAAGCTAGATTCCAAGAAATTTGCAAGGAAACCGCTAACTTCATCAAGAAGGTTGGTTACAACCCAAAGACTGTTCCATTCGTCCCAATCTCTGGTTGGAACGGTGACAACATGATTGAACCAACCACCAATGCTCCATGGTACAAGGGTTGGGAAAAGGAAACCAAGAGTGGTGTCGTTAAGGGTAAGACCTTATTAGAAGCCATTGATGCTATTGAACCACCAAACAGACCAACTGACAAGCCATTGAGATTGCCATTACAAGATGTTTACAAGATTGGTGGTATTGGTACGGTGCCAGTCGGTAGAGTTGAAACTGGTGTTATCAAGCCAGGTATGGTTGTCACTTTTGCCCCAGCTGGTGTCACCACTGAAGTCAAGTCCGTTGAAATGCATCACGAACAATTAGAACAAGGTGTTCCAGGTGACAACGTTGGTTTCAATGTTAAGAATGTTTCCGTTAAGGAAATCAGAAGAGGTAACGTCTGTGGTGACTCTAAGAACGATCCACCAAAGGGTGCTGAATCTTTCAACGCTACTGTTATCGTTTTGAACCATCCAGGTCAAATCTCTGCTGGTTACTCTCCAGTTTTGGATTGTCACACTGCTCACATTGCTTGTAAGTTCGATGAATTATTGGAAAAGAACGACAGAAGATCTGGtaagaaattagaagacTCTCCAAAGTTCTTGAAGTCCGGTGATGCTGCTTTGGTTAAATTCGTCCCATCTAAGCCAATGTGTGTTGAAGCTTTCGCTGACTACCCACCATTAGGTAGATTCGCTGTCAGAGATATGAGACAAACTGTCGCTGTCGGTGTTATCAAGTCTGTTGTCAAGTCTGACAAGGCTGGTAAGGTCACCAAGGCTGCTCAAAAGGCTGCtaaataa
- the NDAI0A05040 gene encoding uncharacterized protein, with amino-acid sequence MGSDNSTSPKRETIPYEKTGEVALVTDKEFCDATVMKMKGPIKSLPFVTVLSGGCDRELDSINDTMEKLEQKVESISQQSSQELSRLESTLRGMESEKKGKKQFYQLARDKMKNKGTKESTFVRLQKKLTWWNRKKESSSTSEDLNYFPLDRTMTRDLLINQTIYSSEGSSADAKILGCKHTVDPETLDVFSRTITDQNNFPESPTLISNFLSKSCPDLPLDHDTYRRSQFSGESILSDDGLPFFPRDRDLCDDHNINCQLLLEADTENNSKLSCGNERNEFTELRSGSDTFDDTPQSTFDKWKQKIKRNIDKFNEALETWYNRRNNDSTTMTTIRSISP; translated from the coding sequence ATGGGATCTGACAACTCCACAAGTCCAAAACGAGAAACTATACCTTATGAAAAGACAGGAGAGGTTGCATTAGTTACCGACAAAGAATTTTGCGATGCAACggtgatgaaaatgaagggACCTATCAAGAGCCTACCATTCGTCACTGTTTTATCTGGAGGGTGTGATCGTGAACTTGACAGTATTAATGATacaatggaaaaattagaGCAAAAAGTCGAATCTATAAGTCAACAATCAAGTCAAGAACTTTCAAGACTAGAATCGACCCTTCGAGGTATGGAATCTGAAAAGAAGGGTAAAAAGCAATTTTATCAACTTGCTCGTGAtaagatgaaaaataaagggACGAAAGAATCTACGTTTGTTCGGCTCCAGAAAAAACTAACGTGGTGGAATCggaaaaaagaaagtaGTTCTACAAGTGAAGACttaaattattttccaCTTGACCGGACAATGACTAGGGATTTGTTGATTAATCAAACTATCTACAGTTCAGAGGGTTCCAGTGCCGATGCCAAAATATTAGGCTGCAAACATACAGTCGATCCTGAAACTCTTGATGTTTTCTCTAGGACCATTACAGATCAAAATAACTTTCCAGAAAGTCCAACTTTAATTTCTAACTTTTTGTCGAAATCATGTCCAGATTTGCCCCTTGATCATGATACCTACCGCCGTTCTCAATTTTCAGGAGAAAGTATATTGAGTGATGATGGCCTTCCATTTTTCCCAAGAGATCGTGACTTATGTGATGATCATAATATCAATTGTCAACTGCTATTGGAAGCTGATACAGAGAATAATTCCAAATTGTCTTGTGgaaatgaaagaaatgaGTTTACAGAACTTAGATCTGGAAGTGATACGTTTGATGATACACCTCAATCTACATTTGACAAatggaaacaaaaaattaaaaggaACATCGACAAATTTAATGAAGCTTTAGAAACTTGGTACAATAGGagaaataatgattcaacAACGATGACAACTATTAGGTCTATTAGTCCTTAG
- the OPY2 gene encoding Opy2p (similar to Saccharomyces cerevisiae OPY2 (YPR075C); ancestral locus Anc_3.373): MSNTTDSITLPTDSSGCVICTGNVSCPTCADDEYCVMTLLTCTACPTTYCTKKESSISVTNGTTNSTVSSGNDSGTNGKVVGGVVGGVIGGVALIVILVLLFLYKRYWEPRWRENKRKTFAGEEGTETNYDQFDIDYADDDDDDDDDDEDDAGDEEVNKEDAMKSSVHSNNNMNISSQMIPPTLNIKGNRSSTSTTNSKASNLLPIAYIPGVTSAGITKPPALLNNNLNIVGDKRSHITLGSSILGEDDEEEGIVYTEGDEIKMIPKDNNNIMKKDTVDRKTSNNNLTTAIRARPKLVQIVEENEEELDSTDATETPFKKDMHAVKDVNILSDIENKENEEVEKGLSR, from the coding sequence ATGAGTAACACGACTGATAGTATAACTCTACCAACAGATAGTTCAGGATGTGTTATCTGTACTGGAAATGTGAGCTGTCCGACATGTGCAGATGACGAATATTGTGTCATGACGTTATTAACATGCACTGCATGTCCTACTACATATTGTACCAAGAAGGAATCTTCTATATCAGTGACGAATGGTACAACTAATTCCACCGTCTCTTCTGGCAACGATTCAGGTACGAATGGTAAAGTCGTTGGAGGTGTTGTTGGAGGTGTCATTGGTGGTGTTGCATTAATAGTTATATTGGTGCTATTATTCTTATATAAGAGATATTGGGAGCCACGTTGGCGAGAAAATAAGAGAAAAACATTTGCGGGAGAAGAGGGTACAGAAACAAACTACGAtcaatttgatattgattatgctgatgatgatgatgatgatgacgatgatgacgaagatGATGCTGGAGATGAGGAAGtcaataaagaagatgCTATGAAATCTAGTGTAcattctaataataatatgaatatatcgTCTCAAATGATCCCACCTACACTAAATATAAAAGGAAATAGAAGTAGTACATCGACGACTAACTCTAAAGCTTCCAATCTTTTACCGATTGCTTATATACCGGGTGTCACTAGTGCTGGCATTACGAAACCACCTGCATTATTGAACaacaatttgaatattgttGGGGATAAGAGATCACACATTACTTTAGGATCATCCATTCTTggagaagatgatgaagaagagggGATCGTTTATACAGAAGGTGATGAAATCAAAATGATACCCAAagacaataataatattatgaaaaaaGATACTGTAGATAGGAAAACATCCAACAATAACCTAACGACTGCTATTAGAGCAAGACCTAAATTAGTACAAATAGTAGAAGAGaacgaagaagaattagattCAACTGATGCTACTGAAACTCCATTCAAGAAGGACATGCACGCAGTAAAAGATGTAAACATATTAAGTGATATAGAAAATAAGGAAAACGAAGAAGTCGAAAAAGGATTATCAAGATGA
- the TKL1 gene encoding transketolase TKL1 (similar to Saccharomyces cerevisiae TKL2 (YBR117C) and TKL1 (YPR074C); ancestral locus Anc_3.372), with translation MSQFGAIDKLAVSTIRLLAVDEVAKANSGHPGAPLGMAPAAHVVWSQMNMNPKNPDWINRDRFVLSNGHAVALLYAMLHLTGYDFSIDDLKQFRQLGSKTPGHPEFELPGVEVTTGPLGQGITNAVGMAIAQRNLAATYNKPNFTLSDNFTYVFLGDGCLQEGISSEASSLAGHLKLGNLICIYDDNNITIDGNTEVSFDEDVAKRYEAYGWEVLYVENGNEDLEGIAKAVAQAKKSTDKPTLIKMTTIIGYGSQQQGSHAVHGSPLKPEDIKQLRIKFGFNPDKSFVVPQEVYDFYQTKILNPGVEANKKWNSLFEQYQQKYPELGAELARRLAGKLPANWEKALPVYTPKDSAVATRKLSEIVLQSIHEELPELIGGSADLTPSNLTRWSGAVDFQPPSSKLGDYSGRYIRYGIREHAMGAIMNGISAYGAHYLPYGGTFLNFVSYAAGAVRLSALSGHPIIYVATHDSIGVGEDGPTHQPIETLAHFRALPNTHVWRPADGNETSAAYKVAIESKHTPSIIALTRQNLPHLEGSSIEKAAKGGYVLQDVANPHIILAATGSEVSTSVEAAKLLASQGINARIVSLPDFLAFDRQSEEYRLSVLPDGIPVLSVEVLSTSCWGKYAHQSFGLDRFGASGKAPEVFKSFGFTPEGVAERAAKTVAFYKGQKVISPLRKAF, from the coding sequence atgtcCCAATTCGGTGCTATCGATAAATTGGCTGTCTCCACCATCAGATTATTAGCTGTCGATGAAGTCGCTAAGGCTAATTCTGGTCATCCAGGTGCCCCATTAGGTATGGCTCCAGCTGCACACGTCGTTTGGAGTCAAATGAACATGAACCCAAAGAACCCAGACTGGATCAACAGAGACAGATTCGTCTTATCTAACGGTCATGCTGTTGCCCTATTATACGCTATGTTGCATTTAACCGGTTACGATTTCTCCATCGATGATCTAAAACAATTCAGACAATTGGGTTCCAAGACTCCAGGTCATCCAGAATTCGAACTACCAGGTGTCGAAGTTACCACCGGTCCATTAGGTCAAGGTATCACTAACGCTGTCGGTATGGCCATTGCTCAAAGAAACTTGGCTGCCACTTACAATAAACCAAATTTTACTTTATCTGATAACTTCACTTACGTCTTCTTAGGTGATGGTTGTTTACAAGAAGGTATCTCCTCCGaagcttcttctttagctggtcatttgaaattagGGAACTTGATTTGTATTTACGATGATAACAACATTACCATTGACGGTAACACTGAAGTTTCCTTCGATGAAGATGTCGCCAAGAGATACGAAGCTTACGGATGGGAAGTTTTGTACGTTGAAAACGGTAACGAAGATTTAGAAGGTATTGCCAAGGCCGTTGCTCAAGCTAAGAAGTCCACTGATAAGCCAACTTTGATTAAGATGACCACCATCATTGGTTACGGTTCCCAACAACAAGGTTCTCATGCCGTTCACGGTTCTCCATTGAAACCTGAAGATATCAAACAATTGAGAATCAAATTCGGATTCAACCCAGATAAATCCTTCGTTGTTCCACAAGAAGTTTACGATTTCTACCAAACTAAGATTTTGAACCCAGGTGTTGAAGCTAACAAAAAATGGAACTCTTTATTCGAACAATACCAACAAAAATACCCAGAATTAGGTGCTGAATTAGCTAGAAGATTAGCTGGTAAATTACCAGCTAACTGGGAAAAAGCCTTGCCAGTCTACACTCCAAAGGACTCTGCAGTTGCCACCAGAAAATTATCTGAAATTGTCTTACAAAGCATTCATGAAGAATTACCAGAATTAATTGGTGGTTCTGCTGATTTAACTCCATCTAATTTGACTAGATGGTCTGGTGCTGTTGATTTCCAACCACCATCTTCCAAACTTGGTGATTACTCTGGTAGATACATTAGATATGGTATCAGAGAACACGCTATGGGTGCCATCATGAACGGTATTTCCGCATACGGTGCTCACTACTTACCATACGGTGGTACTTTCTTAAACTTCGTTTCATATGCTGCAGGTGCCGTTAGATTATCTGCCCTATCTGGTCATCCAATCATTTACGTTGCCACTCACGACTCCATTGGTGTCGGTGAAGATGGTCCAACTCATCAACCTATTGAAACTTTAGCTCATTTCAGAGCTTTGCCAAATACTCACGTTTGGAGACCAGCTGATGGTAACGAAACCTCTGCTGCTTACAAAGTTGCCATTGAATCTAAACATACTCCAAGTATTATTGCTTTGACAAGACAAAACTTACCACATTTAGAAGGTTCATCTATTGAAAAGGCCGCTAAGGGTGGTTACGTTCTACAAGATGTTGCTAATCCACACATTATCTTAGCTGCTACTGGTTCTGAAGTTTCCACTAGTGTTGAAGCTGCTAAGCTTTTAGCTTCTCAAGGTATCAACGCTCGTATTGTTTCTTTACCAGATTTCTTAGCTTTCGACAGACAAAGTGAAGAATATAGATTGAGTGTCTTACCAGATGGTATCCCAGTCCTATCTGTTGAAGTTCTATCTACTTCTTGTTGGGGTAAATATGCTCATCAATCTTTCGGTCTTGATAGATTCGGTGCTTCCGGTAAGGCTCCTgaagttttcaaatcatttggTTTCACTCCAGAAGGTGTTGCTGAAAGAGCCGCTAAGACTGTTGCTTTCTACAAGGGTCAAAAGGTTATTTCTCCATTGAGAAAGGCTTTTTAA
- the LTP1 gene encoding tyrosine protein phosphatase LTP1 (similar to Saccharomyces cerevisiae LTP1 (YPR073C); ancestral locus Anc_3.371): protein MTIEKKISVAFVCLGNICRSPMAEAVFSHIVKQAHLEDKFEKIESFGTARYHIGEEPDSRSSATCRKHGVPVNHRAQQIKSGHFKKFNYIICMDESNFQDLQRIKPKDSPKEFGNIYLFGHWNTNGKFNKIVDDPYYGGVDGFEYNFKQVSYFSEEFLKREL from the coding sequence atgactatcgaaaagaaaatatcagTGGCATTCGTATGTCTGGGGAATATATGTCGTTCTCCCATGGCAGAAGCTGTGTTTAGCCACATAGTGAAGCAAGCTCATCTAGAAGACAAATTCGAGaaaattgaatcatttgGTACCGCAAGGTATCACATTGGTGAAGAACCCGATTCAAGAAGTTCAGCAACATGTAGGAAACATGGAGTTCCTGTTAACCATAGGGCACAACAAATTAAGAGTGGGCATTTTAAGAAgtttaattatattatttgtatgGATGAGTCAAATTTCCAAGATTTACAAAGAATCAAACCAAAGGATTCTCCTAAGGAATTTggtaatatatatctatttgGTCATTGGAATACGAATGggaaatttaataaaattgttgatgatCCATATTATGGAGGTGTTGATggatttgaatataattttaagCAAGTCAGTTATTTCAGTGAGGAATTCTTGAAACGAGAATTATGA